One segment of Nocardioides sp. QY071 DNA contains the following:
- a CDS encoding glycosyltransferase 87 family protein: MTHVHPTRDDAVVTALSEVVGGPMGDHARPHRWWTPARVLLLLTAVVFAAGLVQKAPCSLAQGHDQNWVYSHMCYTDLKPLYVPRGMAEHAWPYSDDDQTRARYQVMEYPVGISYWAWGTAWVTHWLNGSPDVAARYKAPVSDLYGDPEVNDEENLFLLVNAVGFAALALLATWLLAGANRSRPWDAAAFALSPALLLTGLINWDLLAVALVAGALWAWSRDKPVLTGVLIGLGTAAKLYPLFLLGGLLVICLRQRRVGRFALAALWAVVAWVVANAPAYLSGPDQWKVFWSFNAERKADLGSLWLLVDQAGDLGISAHTVNVWSWVLFGAWCLGVFAIGMTAGRRGPVAMVPRLAQLGYLIVVGFLLVNKVYSPQYVLWLLPLAALARPRWRDQIVWQASEVFYFCTVWWYLGGYLAPAGGGDAGFYWVGIVVRVLGELYLAAVIVRDLYRPAHDPAALERVEPGVAVEPRPLRIGG; the protein is encoded by the coding sequence GTGACCCACGTCCACCCCACCCGTGACGACGCGGTCGTCACGGCGCTGAGCGAGGTCGTCGGCGGCCCGATGGGCGACCACGCGCGACCGCACCGGTGGTGGACGCCGGCGCGGGTCCTGCTGCTGCTCACCGCGGTGGTGTTCGCGGCGGGGCTCGTGCAGAAGGCGCCGTGCTCGCTCGCCCAGGGACACGACCAGAACTGGGTCTACTCCCACATGTGCTACACCGACCTCAAGCCGCTGTACGTGCCGCGGGGGATGGCCGAGCACGCCTGGCCGTACTCCGACGACGACCAGACCCGGGCCCGGTACCAGGTGATGGAGTACCCGGTCGGCATCTCCTACTGGGCGTGGGGCACCGCGTGGGTCACGCACTGGCTCAACGGGTCACCGGACGTCGCGGCGCGCTACAAGGCGCCCGTCTCCGACCTGTACGGCGACCCGGAGGTCAACGACGAGGAGAACCTCTTCCTCCTCGTGAACGCCGTCGGCTTCGCCGCGCTCGCGCTGTTGGCGACCTGGCTGCTGGCGGGCGCGAACCGGTCCCGGCCCTGGGACGCGGCCGCGTTCGCCCTCTCCCCCGCGCTGCTGCTGACCGGCTTGATCAACTGGGACCTGCTCGCCGTCGCTCTGGTGGCCGGGGCGCTGTGGGCCTGGTCGCGGGACAAGCCGGTGCTCACCGGCGTGCTGATCGGCCTCGGCACCGCCGCCAAGCTCTACCCGCTGTTCCTGCTCGGCGGCTTGCTGGTGATCTGCCTGCGCCAGCGTCGGGTCGGGCGGTTCGCGCTGGCCGCGCTGTGGGCGGTGGTCGCCTGGGTGGTGGCCAACGCGCCGGCGTACCTCTCCGGTCCGGACCAGTGGAAGGTCTTCTGGTCGTTCAACGCCGAGCGGAAGGCCGATCTCGGCTCGCTGTGGCTGCTCGTCGACCAGGCGGGCGACCTCGGCATCTCGGCGCACACGGTCAACGTGTGGTCGTGGGTGCTCTTCGGCGCCTGGTGCCTCGGGGTGTTCGCGATCGGGATGACCGCCGGGCGCCGCGGCCCCGTGGCGATGGTCCCCCGCCTGGCCCAGCTCGGCTACCTGATCGTGGTCGGCTTCCTGCTGGTCAACAAGGTCTACTCGCCGCAGTACGTCCTGTGGCTGCTCCCCCTCGCCGCCCTGGCCCGGCCGCGCTGGCGCGACCAGATCGTGTGGCAGGCGAGCGAGGTCTTCTACTTCTGCACGGTGTGGTGGTACCTCGGCGGCTACCTCGCCCCGGCCGGCGGCGGGGACGCCGGGTTCTACTGGGTCGGCATCGTCGTCCGGGTGCTCGGCGAGCTCTACCTCGCCGCGGTGATCGTGCGCGACCTCTACCGGCCCGCGCACGACCCGGCCGCGCTGGAGCGGGTCGAGCCGGGGGTGGCCGTGGAACCGCGCCCCCTTCGAATTGGCGGCTGA
- a CDS encoding alanine racemase: MSLTLTVDGPRWRTHLESVADAQPGLVPVAKGNGYGFTLGRLARKAQWLAERGHDVRTLAVGTYDELPEVAQRWHGDLLVLTPWRPWVPLPDAATGRRLVHTVSRLADLRDLLHADPAARVVLERMTSMRRHGMAARELWEAGDLLRKHPGARVEGLALHLPLGQGTHLGEVTRLVNDFVAAEVPTRGTPEVWVSHLTDAELTTLRSQYGDFTVRPRIGTGLWLGDRGALRVTATVLDVHPVERGDAFGYRGRTAPKSGHVLVVSGGTAHGIGLEAPTGEQSIKARAATLARGGLDAVGFVRSPYAIDGKQRLFAEPPHMQASMLFVPHGARVPEVGEEVDVRVRYTATEFDRVVVSG; this comes from the coding sequence ATGAGCCTGACCCTCACCGTCGACGGGCCCCGCTGGCGCACCCACCTCGAGTCGGTCGCCGACGCGCAACCCGGGCTGGTCCCGGTCGCGAAGGGCAACGGCTACGGCTTCACGCTGGGCCGCCTGGCCCGCAAGGCGCAGTGGCTGGCCGAGCGCGGCCACGACGTACGCACCCTCGCCGTCGGCACGTACGACGAGCTGCCGGAGGTCGCGCAGCGCTGGCACGGCGACCTGCTGGTGCTCACCCCGTGGCGGCCCTGGGTGCCGCTCCCCGACGCCGCGACCGGCCGCCGGCTGGTCCACACCGTCAGCCGCCTGGCCGACCTGCGCGACCTGCTGCACGCCGACCCGGCCGCGCGGGTCGTGCTGGAGCGGATGACCTCGATGCGCCGCCACGGCATGGCCGCACGCGAGCTGTGGGAGGCCGGCGACCTGCTCCGCAAGCACCCCGGCGCCCGGGTCGAGGGCCTCGCCCTGCACCTGCCGCTCGGGCAGGGCACCCACCTCGGCGAGGTGACCCGCCTGGTCAACGACTTCGTCGCCGCCGAGGTCCCCACCCGCGGCACCCCGGAGGTGTGGGTCAGCCACCTCACCGACGCCGAGCTGACCACCCTGCGCAGCCAGTACGGCGACTTCACGGTCCGCCCCCGGATCGGCACCGGGCTCTGGCTCGGTGACCGCGGCGCCCTCCGCGTCACCGCGACCGTCCTCGACGTGCACCCCGTCGAGCGGGGTGACGCGTTCGGCTACCGCGGCCGCACCGCCCCGAAGTCGGGCCACGTGCTCGTCGTCAGCGGCGGCACCGCTCACGGCATCGGCCTCGAGGCGCCCACCGGCGAGCAGTCGATCAAGGCGCGGGCGGCGACGCTGGCCCGCGGTGGCCTCGACGCGGTCGGGTTCGTGCGCTCGCCGTACGCCATCGACGGCAAGCAGCGCCTGTTCGCCGAGCCGCCCCACATGCAGGCCTCGATGCTGTTCGTGCCCCACGGCGCGCGGGTGCCCGAGGTCGGCGAGGAGGTCGACGTCCGGGTCCGCTACACCGCCACGGAGTTCGACCGGGTCGTCGTCTCCGGCTGA